A DNA window from Purpureocillium takamizusanense chromosome 9, complete sequence contains the following coding sequences:
- a CDS encoding uncharacterized protein (COG:K~EggNog:ENOG503P0RG), translated as MSNDPSVRRILPQDAQDAHAGQMNTFSFAPQQYPQRETQKNYVFVDEHNRHKRLKVMRACEGCRRRKIKCDAATTNTWPCSACIRLKLHCVRPNGYDGSDTTTYDTFVDSSGQFQQMSMQPQLAPVAPKGAQNVYAPGSYSEGDPAGFHSLAFDAAQSQHNLHYTTMPAASVSVLDQQYASQNAFPTPPLQQGPRPDSSPEAYSTDSYQNQDLADLLGGLKVNEVGTAPYLRNKASFRRGEQPAVEDDDDFGSVLPRIASGPGHKIRIPPELMPDEGSALHYFDLYFNNVHPYVPVLDKAQFYRQWSAARETISPLIMEAMFAIGGRLAEDPAQGQQWLALASRHADSFMDIPRLSTLQALLMILKAREAAPKRGYYYRSWMTVVQCVQMGKDLGLDEHHDEHQAGRGCDFGPSECQLRTRIWQTVFVCEVMVGTPQGRHDLSVDLESVDFSIPRPTAGGDDGEYLVSRDFTYFSRLVRNIGKMSNVYARIRRKKDWGMDPEFQQLSQTISSFLAELPADMAVTFPADGSPPVLQSSFIGNLHAYYYLTLILYHRPVLSFLDPTTNESQWKHHMLICYNAARALCRLQEATLQTYGLTGLQNMQRGFSFCVYAGLSCIVLHLVAIVSPDPELNSDAREYFTRHMRIMEKVMEAWSMPELQKQVDAVREAFSADVRKPFVLKPSFPYGSPHSSSHSSPPRAPQGYRPMDRTDPLDQHLDPQHPTVSFTSHPITPPISVGPGGSKSDSPAVQSLVMMPQDSQGPDMHHGLSVSTSQSSWNPQRIFEYVYQQASVLPP; from the exons ATGTCCAACGACCCTTCGGTGCGGCGCATCCTGCCCCAGGACGCGCAGGATGCGCACGCTGGCCAGATGAACACCTTTTCCTTTGCGCCGCAGCAGTACCCGCAGCGAGAGACGCAGAAGA ATTATGTCTTTGTCGATGAGCACAACCGCCACAAGCGCCTCAAGG TCATGAGGGCCTGCGAGGGTTGCCGGAGAAGAAAGATCAAATGCGACGCCGCGACAACGAATACATGGCCGTGCTCGGCCTGCATCAGATTGAAGCTTCATTGCGTCCGTCCGAACGGATATGACGGCTCCGACACGACAACGTACGACACCTTCGTCGACTCCTCGGGACAGTTTCAACAGATGTCAATGCAGCCGCAGCTTGCCCCAGTGGCCCCCAAAGGCGCCCAAAACGTGTATGCGCCCGGCAGCTATTCCGAGGGCGATCCGGCCGGCTTCCACTCCCTCGCcttcgacgccgcgcagTCGCAGCACAACCTGCACTACACCACCATGCCGGCAGCTTCCGTGTCGGTCCTGGACCAACAGTACGCATCACAGAACGCGTTCCCGACTCCCCCCCTGCAGCAGGGCCCACGACCCGATTCGTCTCCCGAGGCCTACTCCACAGACTCGTACCAGAACCAAGATTTGGCCGACCTCTTGGGTGGCTTGAAAGTGAACGAGGTTGGGACAG CGCCCTACCTGCGCAATAAGGCATCGTTCCGTCGCGGAGAGCAGCCGGCCgtcgaagatgacgacgactttGGGAGCGTGCTCCCTCGCATCGCCTCCGGGCCCGGTCACAAAATACGGATACCCCCCGAACTGATGCCCGACGAGGGCTCCGCGCTTCACTATTTTGACCTTTACTTCAACAACGTCCACCCGTACGTTCCTGTCCTGGACAAGGCTCAATTCTATCGTCAATGGAGCGCGGCCAGAGAAACCATTTCGCCCTTGATTATGGAAGCGATGTTTGCCATCGGCGGTCGCCTAGCGGAAGATCCCGCCCAAGGCCAGCAGTGGCTGGCTCTCGCATCGA GACACGCCGATTCGTTTATGGATATTCCTCGGCTCAGCACGCTGCAGGCTCTCTTGATGATCCTCAAGGCTCGAGAAGCCGCGCCGAAACGCGGCTACTACTATCGCTCGTGGATGACGGTGGTGCAGTGTGTACAGATGGGCAAGGACCTAGGACTCGACGAGCACCACGACGAACACCAAGCTGGCCGCGGATGCGACTTCGGCCCTAGCGAATGTCAGCTACGCACGCGCATCTGGCAGACGGTGTTTGTTTGCGAGGTCATGGTCGGCACGCCTCAAG GCCGTCACGACTTATCTGTCGACCTGGAGTCCGTGGACTTTAGCATACCACGCCCGACTGcggggggcgacgacggcgagtaTTTGGTGTCGCGCGACTTTACGTACTTTTCGCGGCTCGTGCGCAACATCGGCAAGATGAGCAATGTGTACGCGAGGATCAGGAGAAAGAAGGACTGGGGCATGGATCCAGAGTTCCAGCAGCTCAGCCAGACCATCTCGTCTTTTCTGGCGGAGCTGCCGGCGGACATGGCCGTTACCTTTCCCGCGGACGGGTCGCCCCCCGTGCTGCAGTCGTCCTTCATCGGCAACCTGCATGCCTACTACTACCTAACGCTGATCTTGTACCACCGACCCGTGCTGTCGTTTCTCGACCCGACCACAAACGAATCGCAGTGGAAGCATCACATGCTCATCTGCTACAACGCCGCCAGGGCCCTGTGTCGCCTGCAGGAAGCCACGTTGCAGACGTATGGGCTCACGGGATTGCAGAACATGCAGCGGGGCTTTAGCTTCTGCGTCTACGCGGGGCTGTCATGCATCGTGCTCCATCTG GTGGCCATCGTATCGCCAGACCCTGAGCTAAACTCGGACGCGCGAGAGTACTTTACGCGCCACATGAGAATCATGGAAAAGGTCATGGAGGCGTGGTCGATGCCCGAGCTCCAGAAGCAAGTTGACGCCGTTCGAGAggccttctcggccgatGTTCGCAAGCCGTTCGTGCTGAAGCCGTCATTTCCGTACGGCAGCCCGCACTCGTCGAGCCACTCAAGCCCGCCACGGGCGCCACAGGGTTATCGGCCCATGGATCGGACAGATCCGCTGGACCAGCATTTGGACCCCCAACACCCAACAGTCAGTTTCACAAGCCATCCCATCACACCTCCAATATCCGTCGGTCCAGGGGGCAGCAAGAGTGACTCGCCAGCTGTACAGTCGCTCGTGATGATGCCGCAGGACAGCCAGGGGCCGGACATGCACCACGGCCTGTCCGTTTCGACCAGCCAATCGTCGTGGAACCCGCAGCGTATCTTTGAGTATGTATACCAGCAAGCCAGCGTGCTACCGCCGTAG